The Trichomycterus rosablanca isolate fTriRos1 chromosome 17, fTriRos1.hap1, whole genome shotgun sequence DNA segment tgtgccacccaagcacccaaaAAATGCCCAAATCCTTAGCAGTTGTGTGTAAATGAGTGGGTCAAACCCACCAAAACTACCACTACAACCACCACCATTATTTCTCTAATCTATTTTAGCCTAAACGAGCATCAACACTCATGTTTGCTTTGAAACAGCAACATTTTTCTTAAACTTGACAAAGAAAACAAGTTCCACTGTGATCAGTTCAAAGCAAACTGAGCAGCTCAGATCCTCTCGCCGTTCGTCCTGTGGGAGAAGGTTGGAGCTGGAGGACAAAGCATCAATATTTTCCCCACACATTTCATCTGCTTCAGTTCACCTACAGGGTTACCAACCACGCTTCAGAAGGTTCTCATGCAGTGACACatcacacagagagagaaaaagaaaaagctaaATCCCTGAACGCACATTACGAGACTTTATTGCACGAATAAGCATCAGGAGCTGCTCTTTTTCTAAGCTGAATATTAAATTGCTTAAGACCTCCCAGCAGAAGGCCTGCAGGGCATTGTTAAAGCAATCTGCTATGAGAGCTGCCGCCAAGGGCCCGTGTCTCTCAGGggacgcaggctaggaacataACACGAGCCGTAGCAATAGCACTAAAAAGGTGGCAGCGATTGAAGTAAACagcaaataataaagaataaaacaggCTGAATGATCAGCTTGGAGGAAAATGAACTTACCAGCACGTCGTTTCTATCTGGAATCAAACAAACCGTCTTTATGATCACATGCTGAAACAGTCTGTTACAGAGAAGCTGTTTTCTTCTCTGCATAATAATAGATTTGAggaataaaagaacattaaaagtttaaataacatttaaaagagTAGTTTAGGCAGATCAGCATctaaaaaatgcattattttttcCAAACCACTTAAGAGAAAAGCTGAAggtcacccaaggaggatggaggtcctggctgagtctggttcctctcaaggttttaccttgccactgtcgcccttggtttGCTCAGCAGGGGTTTTTGGGTCTGTCGGTAGTGgattctgcacaggtgctttGAGACAACGTCGATTGTAAAGGCACTACACAAATAAACAGACTGGTGACATCACAGTGCCAGTATTAAGCAGATAAATGCATCCTCTTAGTTGATTTCAGTCTTGTTGATTTTTGGGAGGGTGgcaaggtgggtagcactgtcagcaACCTTTCAGCAAGAAGGGCCAGGCTTCAAGTCCTTTctttgaggagtttgcatgtttcctccGGTTGCTCTGGTTTCCGCCCCAAAGTGGCGGAACTGGAACTGCAAGAAATTgcccaaagtgtgtgtgtgtgtgtgtctgctctgtgatggactgttgaCCTGTCTGGGATGTTTCTTGCCTTTTGACCAAGGAAaaggacccaccgcgaccttgaccaggataaagcagagaATGAATGACTGAGTTCCTATGTAAGATACAGATGCAGTAATGACAGTGATCCAGATGTTCCTCTcactctggaatgaactggaacatcagttgaggctttcttgaccaaaatCAGTGCCTAATCATACAAATACtcgtttgactgaatgggcacaaatgcccacagacatactttaaagtcttgtaagccttctcagaaaagtggctgttCTTATAGCTGAAAAGTTCAAATcggtgtttaaatacttttattatttatatactgtGTCAAGGTAGCCTTAACCGAACACGTAGCAGGATGCTGTTATACAATACTCTTGGGGAAATAACACACACGAGTGCTGATGGATCCTTTTACAAGCCGACAGAACGGAGCCCTGAAATGATCTGAAACCTCCAGAGAGCACATTAGTCACATTTGGAGTCAGCCTGTTCCTGCGGATAACTTCATTCCAATccaatttataaaaaatatccTCTTAAATGTGAGCAAAGTAAAACGTACGTGCAGAAAATTTGATATATCACAACCGCGGGTCTCGAAATGTGATTGTCTCTGAGCCTGGTGACCTGTACAGCTCGGATGTGTTTCGCTTTACCTCCCATCTTCTCCTCCACAGCGTACTTCCTGGAGCTGCTGGACAAATCTGAGCACTGGCTGGAGGATGAGTTCGTTAAAGCTCTGGGTTCTCTGTACGCTCCCAACGCCGGCGTGTTCCGAGAGCTCTACGTCGATCTGCGCCACTACTACCACGGCACGCCGCTGAACCTGGAGGAGGCGCTGGACGAGTTCTGGATGCGCCTGCTGGAGCGTCTGCTGAAGGCTTCCGACCCGTCGCTCGTCTCCGACGAGTTCCTGGAATGTGCTTCGAAGCAGACGGAGACCCTGCATCCATTCGGCGAGGCGCCGCGGGAGCTCAAGGCCCGGCTGGTGCGCGTGCTGGTCGCTGCTCGAGCCTTTGTGCAGGGCCTCAACATGGCAGGAGAGATCGTGAGGAAGGTTTCTCAGGTAAAGTgggtgtttttatttactgtctgAGGAATGTGAATTAAAGCTCTGTcaagaaaatgtaataaaaatctaCAAAGCTATAAAGCGTCAGACTGAAGCTTCTGCCATGCAGATACGTGTGCTGTTGGAGCATTAGGAAATATCTTAGAAAGAACAAGCTCTAAAATTTAGatcgtttttattttttatggttttttttttaggggaAAAAGCAGACAGAGGCGCTCTGCTGAAACCAGCACTCCTGTGGTACATTACCTCGAAAATAATGTCCCTAGAAATTgattggtcagggtcacggcaggtcTGGTTTCACTAGGAAACAATGGGAGCAAGGCAGTAATACTCTGGActgggcgccaatccattgcagaacATTGGCCGTCCCTCCCTTCAGATTTAGCCAAGTCTGTGTAGAagcctggctggctgatagcattgCTGAGATCCATACCCCAGTTTTACCCAagtgtacatttattatataaatgaatttaaatcaTTCACTACTACTAAACATTCCTACAATAaactttttagtttttctttttttagtttctgtgtttaaatacaattcaagcaattaaatttcctcggcttcttcccgttagtgGTCGCCGgcagatcgtgatccgcattattgatttggcacagtttttatgaccctccctatttatccgggcttgggaccggcactacaatgcactggtttgtgcatctagcggctaggtacctataggacaattcagtgtctccagttagcctggctgcatgtttctggactgtgggaggaaaccggagcacccggaggaaacccacgtggacacggggagaacatgcaaactccacacagaaaggacccggaccatcccacctggagatcaaacccaggaccttcttgctgtgaggcgacaatgctacccacttagccaccgtgccgcccttaaaGTGATTAAAAAGATTCTAACACAAATATGACATTTAATTTGGTAATTACACATCACATTTAAATTGGCTGTTACTGCCGAACTAAAACTATTAGTTtcataaattataattatgaaTTAAGTTAATTGCTACATCATGTACAAAGGTAATTTTGAATAGAGCAGCATGGCAGTCGTGAGGCCTCACACTGGTCTGTTATATCTATAGTGCTAAAGCTGAGAACCCACCATGCATCTGCACCGTAACAACAGAAACACACTTTTCTTCTCCACTCTGAGTTTAGCACGAGCCCAAACATTTCCCAGATCTTTCCTTGACTAAACCTCAGCAGAAAATGTAGTTCTCCAAGTCTGTCTTTGCTTCTCCAAGCCGGTTGGATTCCAACGCTCCCGTGACGAATGAGAGCAGGCCGCAATGCGACAGCTCCGTCTGCTTTAAAAGACTCGCAATAAAGTGGGCCTGCCAGGCTCAGGAGATTCCTGCTGCACCCCCAACCCCCCCAACACCTTCATCCTGATGAGTGGGTGCACCAGTACTCGTACATACTCTCGTAACCTAACTACCATCACAGCAAATGATGTTAATGATGTTTCTAATTAGGTtttggcactttttttttttgctagccATATATTAAGATGCTGCTCTCATTAGCATTCGTCATGCAGCACTAAACTCAGACTGGAGGGCTACGACAATCTAAGCACACTGCTGTGTACCACCACAAACaagaggaacacacacacacacacacacacacacataatggcTGTGATGATGTGCAGACACTTTCAATAATCCAAATAAATTGATTTTATAAAGTGGCTTAGTAAGATGTCATGCCGGCTTCCAGAACAGCTTCAGTCACAGGAGCTGTGTTGGAACTGGAACAGTCCTGAAAAAAAGGAACACCATATTTCcaaaagattttttaaattttattttcatcaaccactttcgCCTGGGCACAAAGCAAGAATACCCAGGAAAaagtgccaatccatcataggGCTTCGGCCACaatcctcagacatagccaattatgtgtacagtatagatatactttatttgtcatatatacatatacagatgtacattacaatgaaattctttcttcgcatatcccagcttgtttggaagctggggtcagagcgcagggtcagccaacgtacggcgcccctgcagcagatagggttaagggcctttctcaaggacccaacagtggccgcATAGcatggatttgaaccgccaatttTCCGGTTGACagcccaaatctctacccactaggctaccactgtccctgccAGAAGGTTAGCCCAGCCTAATGATAGGATCTCTGAGATTTAAACacaatctcagcggtggtgagctagtgtaacagacatttacattacatttacatttttggcatttagcagatgcttttatccaaagcgacttacagtacacagtctaagcaattgagggttaagggcccaactgtggcaacctggcagtggtggggcttgaaccagcaaccttctggttactagtccagtaccttaaccactaggctacaactgcatctAGACCTAGACTGCTGTGCCCCCCGAGCGCCTTTCCCCAGAAATATTTACTCTGTTACTGatgtgatgatggtggtgaagTGTGTTGTTGTACATGTCAACCAAAAATCCttcaaatgtttttaaactgagctgagatttgatgACTGTGAAGGGACTAACATAATATTGACATTCCTTCCTGTCAGAGCTGTTGGTGATCTGTTATGCTGGCATTCACTTTctggggggaaaaaaagaagaaaaaaacacttcatTCATTATAGAAATGATTTAGCAAATGAAATAGGTGATAGGTCACTCAAAATTTAGTGACCATTTCCTTCTAGGGGACAAATGGACACAAATATTTTATCTAATGACCCTTTACAGAATAAGATAAACCAGACCATCAAGCATGTAGAACATGCCAAGATTGATCATAAGCATCATGTTAGACATCCAACTATAAATCCAGTTAAACTTATATGAAGTTGCTCCCACTTTGAGTCTATAACAGCCATACGATTTTTAAATCAAACAATATACTATGTATGATGTTGCATATTATCATCCTAATTAGCACATATGCTTTGCATGTCTGTTTTAGGTTCCTCTGAGCTCTGAGTGTAATCGTGCCATCATGAAGCTGGTGTACTGCCCACACTGCCGGGGCCTGGGCTCCAGCAAACCCTGCGCCAATTACTGCAAGAACGTCATGAAGGGTTGCCTGGCCAACCAGGCCGACCTGGACACTGAATGGCAGAATCTCATTGGTCAGTCTCACTCACTCTTAATTATTTAACTGTTTCACCCAACTACAGACAAACTAGAAACCCGGTAATTAAAAAACCACTGGGTTTCAGAGTTCTAACCTTATCTGTGCTATCGGtcagtcgggcatctacacagatgtGATTGGCTGTTATGGAAGATGCACctgtcagtgctggtcccaggcCCAGAAAAACAAGAAGTTGTGTCAAGAAAGATAtccagcgtaaaaactgtgccaaatcagggaCCAGAGCTTACCTTTACAGTATGTTAGcctattatattatacataccAGTGCAGTTAAATATTTCTGCACTCATTTTGTTAACCTGTGATTCCACAGTAATGCAAAGTAGTTTCCCTGTTTatgatttaaatgatttagatagatagatgataaatagatagataaacagacagacagatagacagacagatagataaacagacagacagagagacagacagatagatagatagataaacagacagacagacaacacagatagatatacagacagacagacagacagatagatagatagatactttttaATCTTAAAATGTAATCACGTAATAATTTTCAGGTtggctgtgtgtgtgaagtCTGAGATAACACTGACAAAAATTCAACACCCTTAAGGAACACGTCTAACAGAACAACCTTGAGCATGTGTGCAACATCACATGCAATGAAGATACTGAGTTTCTGCTACATTACGGTTATTCTCCAAGTTGCTGGTGTTTGTGTTTCTCAATTAAAATCAACCATCAGCTGTCGGAAACTAGTTGGTTATAAACCAACATTATTTATCGTTAATAATCATGAATGACCCTACATCGTACATCCACATTaacctctggtttcctctcttGCTCAGACTCCATGCTGCAGGTGGCCTCGAGTTTTGGCTCGGAACCGAGCATGGACGTGGTTCTGCACTCCATCCCTGTGAAAATCTCAGAAGCTGTGCTGCACATGCAGGAGAACATGGAGCTCTACACCAGCAAGGTCAGACATCAGCTGAAGACAGTATAAAGTTTGGATATTGATAAGATTGCTGATGCTAAACAGAGACACTGTTTGGAATATGCATGGCCGTGTGTgtccagacatgattggctgtgtgtgtgtgttgggtccATGGCCCTGTGATGCAGAGTTTCCTGGTGCAACCAAAATGACCAAGTTAAAGTGAATACTGaaaatgactgtgtgtgtgtgtgtgtgtgtgtatcaggttTTCCAGGCATGTGGTGAGCGTGGAGAGGAGGGAACACAAAGCATGATGTCTGATGAACCCAAGAAGGACAACAGTGTGACGGTACTGGAGTACAAACCCAGCTCCTCAACAGCAGTCCGTCTGGAGGTGcaggtgtgtgcgtgtgtgtgtgtcttttacAACATTTTTACTTTGACCATTGCTAGTTTATTGACATCTGgatgtgtacacgtgtgtgtttgATGATATTCAGGTCTCAGACGTGTCCAGTAAACTGAAGGAGATGCAGCTGTACTGGATCCAGCTTCCCTCGGCTCTGTGTGATAGTAAAGCAGCATCAGGCTCGTCCAATGATGAGGACTGCTGGAACGGCGTGGCTAAAGCTCGGTAACATgctgctttattttattcactGTCTCTATAAATCTGTAATATAGCATTTTAACTTTGGTTGTTTTTATGTTTGGCTTCCTAACAGCTTCGATAACACACTTCAGCTTCATCTTATTATTTTAGTGGTACTTAATCAACTCCAACATGCACATACAGTTTTGAACAGTAGAATTTTGTTAGCCAGCTACCTTGCAAGCGAATCTGCCTTTTGAGTTGATTGCAAGCATCctggtaattttttttatttctcaatCTAGTCATACCCAATTCCTTACTGTAAATATACTGCCACTTGCGAAACCCCCCAGTCTGATCAGGGAGAGTTGGATCACCACACCCAACACATGTCCAATCCTTTTTATCACCTACCAGTGTTGGGCTCTCACACAGATCCATATAATCTACAGAAAGTCACACTTAGCTCCTGAGGGGggggtggccgaagccctgagatggactgtcgccctgtacagggtgttcctgccttgtgctcagtgtttctctgagcaggataaagcagttgataaaaatgaaatgaagataATAGAAATTAGCCTATTAAAAACTCTTGCTGTGAAACCTGCTGGTGCTTTTCTGAaccacaaaatgtatttataagccAGTGCATCATCTCTGTTCAAAAAATGATAAGCTTTTTGTGAGTTGTACAACTGATGATTGTAACTTGCAAAAACCaaattaataaatgcattaataacaAAATTCTAACTTTCAGACAACACACAGACAAAAAAATATCTGGGAACATCCATGACTGAGACAACTTAGAGTAAAAAACGTAGTCCAAACTAGCAGAAAAAGAAGTTACACCCAAGTCTAAACGAAATGATTATTAT contains these protein-coding regions:
- the gpc1a gene encoding glypican-1; translation: MAVPPVAVVILLLSCARTDANSAAGKARSCSDTRRFYSGKGFTLSGVPSTEISGEHLRVCPQGYTCCTSAMEDTLSNLSRREFEGLVREAGRSIQASLNAQYRSFDTYFLELLDKSEHWLEDEFVKALGSLYAPNAGVFRELYVDLRHYYHGTPLNLEEALDEFWMRLLERLLKASDPSLVSDEFLECASKQTETLHPFGEAPRELKARLVRVLVAARAFVQGLNMAGEIVRKVSQVPLSSECNRAIMKLVYCPHCRGLGSSKPCANYCKNVMKGCLANQADLDTEWQNLIDSMLQVASSFGSEPSMDVVLHSIPVKISEAVLHMQENMELYTSKVFQACGERGEEGTQSMMSDEPKKDNSVTVLEYKPSSSTAVRLEVQVSDVSSKLKEMQLYWIQLPSALCDSKAASGSSNDEDCWNGVAKARYLPELMGDGLASQINNPEVNIDITKPDMTIRQQIMQLKIMSNKLKNALDGSDVDFQDTSDDFSSSGSGMCSDHLCVRGRPPVFGPKHVQPDVDSYGTKNKQAKGAGCVALPSVSFILILMTSLLLRR